In one Streptomyces sp. T12 genomic region, the following are encoded:
- the frr gene encoding ribosome recycling factor, whose amino-acid sequence MIEETLLEAEEKMEKAVVVAKEDFAAIRTGRAHPAMFNKIVADYYGAPTPINQLASFSVPEPRMAVVTPFDKTALRNIEQAIRDSDLGVNPSNDGNIIRVVFPELTEERRRDYIKVAKGKAEDARVSIRSVRRKAKDAIDKLIKDGEVGEDEGRRAEKELDDSTHKYVAQVDELLKHKEAELLEV is encoded by the coding sequence GTGATCGAAGAGACCCTCCTCGAGGCCGAGGAGAAGATGGAGAAGGCCGTCGTGGTCGCCAAGGAGGACTTCGCCGCGATTCGCACCGGTCGTGCGCACCCGGCGATGTTCAACAAGATCGTGGCCGACTACTACGGCGCGCCGACGCCGATCAACCAGCTGGCTTCGTTCTCCGTGCCGGAGCCGCGCATGGCGGTCGTGACCCCGTTCGACAAGACCGCGCTGCGCAACATCGAGCAGGCGATCCGGGACTCCGACCTGGGCGTCAACCCGAGCAACGACGGCAACATCATCCGAGTGGTGTTCCCCGAGCTCACCGAGGAGCGCCGCCGCGACTACATCAAGGTCGCCAAGGGCAAGGCCGAGGACGCGCGCGTGTCCATCCGCTCCGTGCGCCGCAAGGCGAAGGACGCCATCGACAAGCTGATCAAGGACGGCGAGGTCGGCGAGGACGAGGGCCGCCGTGCGGAGAAGGAGCTCGACGACTCCACCCACAAGTACGTGGCCCAGGTGGACGAGCTCCTCAAGCACAAGGAAGCGGAGCTGCTCGAGGTCTGA
- a CDS encoding phosphatidate cytidylyltransferase: protein MNDSSWGAPPQAGQAGYWGAAERGPVQGAAPAGPAYDAPEAQQTRPMPIVPDVPAYGGDQDDDRGAARLSGPSFSNRPPQTRPYDTPQARPSEAAPQNPEPMPDAPQPAPQPQKKSAGRDLGAAIGVGIGLGVVIIASLFVVKAVFVGVVAVAVVVGLWELTKRLDERKGIKAPLVPLALGGAAMVVAGYVRGAEGAWVSMALTALAVLVWRMTEPPEGYLKDVTAGVFAAFYVPFLATFVAMMLTAEDGAFRVLTFLLLTVVSDTGAYAVGWRFGKHKLAPRISPGKTREGLLGAVSFAMVAGALCMEFLIDDGTWWQGLLLGLSVAASATLGDLGESMIKRDLGIKDMGTLLPGHGGIMDRLDSLLPTAPVVWLLLVLFVGSG from the coding sequence ATGAACGACTCTTCCTGGGGGGCACCGCCACAAGCCGGGCAAGCCGGGTACTGGGGGGCCGCCGAGCGTGGACCTGTCCAGGGGGCTGCCCCGGCGGGTCCCGCGTACGATGCGCCTGAGGCGCAGCAGACTCGCCCCATGCCCATCGTGCCCGACGTACCCGCGTATGGCGGAGACCAGGATGACGACCGGGGGGCCGCTCGGCTGAGCGGCCCCTCGTTCAGCAACCGGCCGCCGCAGACGCGGCCTTACGACACGCCGCAGGCGCGGCCCTCCGAGGCGGCGCCGCAGAATCCGGAGCCCATGCCCGACGCCCCGCAGCCGGCGCCCCAGCCGCAGAAGAAGAGCGCGGGGCGCGACCTGGGCGCGGCCATAGGGGTCGGTATCGGGCTCGGTGTGGTGATCATCGCGTCGCTGTTCGTCGTCAAGGCCGTGTTCGTCGGCGTTGTCGCGGTCGCCGTCGTCGTCGGCCTGTGGGAGCTGACCAAGCGGCTCGACGAGCGCAAGGGCATCAAGGCGCCGCTCGTCCCGCTCGCGCTGGGCGGTGCGGCCATGGTCGTCGCCGGGTACGTCCGGGGCGCCGAGGGTGCCTGGGTGTCGATGGCGCTGACCGCGCTGGCCGTACTGGTCTGGCGGATGACAGAGCCCCCGGAGGGCTACCTCAAGGACGTCACCGCGGGCGTCTTCGCGGCGTTCTACGTGCCGTTCCTGGCGACGTTCGTCGCGATGATGCTGACCGCCGAGGACGGGGCGTTCCGCGTTCTGACGTTCCTGCTCCTGACGGTCGTCAGCGACACCGGCGCGTACGCCGTCGGCTGGCGCTTCGGCAAGCACAAGCTCGCCCCGCGCATCAGCCCCGGCAAGACCCGCGAGGGCCTGCTCGGCGCGGTGAGCTTCGCGATGGTGGCGGGCGCGCTGTGCATGGAGTTCCTGATCGACGACGGCACTTGGTGGCAGGGCCTGCTGCTGGGCCTCTCGGTCGCGGCCAGCGCCACGCTCGGCGACCTCGGCGAGTCGATGATCAAGCGGGACCTGGGCATCAAGGACATGGGCACGTTGCTGCCGGGGCATGGCGGCATCATGGACCGGCTGGACTCGTTGCTGCCTACGGCGCCTGTTGTGTGGTTGCTGCTGGTTCTCTTCGTGGGGTCGGGCTGA
- a CDS encoding SRPBCC family protein: MTAIREVIDVDCTPDEVYAYVTEPSHLPEWQLSAVSAEQLDPGPLHSGSRVRVTRRIGNREIPMTVQFDELDPPRSWNLHGIDGPVRPHSHGAIEPLDDGRRSRVTIDIDFEGHGVGKLLVPLVVRPQVRKELPRDEQLLKDRLERTTD; the protein is encoded by the coding sequence ATGACCGCCATCCGAGAAGTCATCGACGTGGACTGCACGCCGGACGAGGTCTACGCGTATGTCACCGAACCGTCCCACCTGCCGGAATGGCAGCTGAGCGCCGTCTCGGCCGAACAGCTCGACCCAGGACCGCTCCACTCCGGCTCCCGGGTGCGGGTCACCAGGCGCATCGGAAACCGCGAGATTCCGATGACCGTGCAGTTCGACGAGCTCGATCCACCGCGCAGCTGGAATCTGCACGGGATCGACGGTCCCGTCAGGCCACACTCCCACGGCGCGATCGAGCCGCTCGACGACGGGCGGCGCTCCCGCGTGACGATCGACATCGACTTCGAGGGGCACGGCGTCGGCAAGCTCCTGGTGCCACTCGTCGTCCGCCCCCAGGTGCGCAAGGAACTGCCCCGCGACGAGCAACTCCTCAAGGACCGGCTGGAGCGCACGACCGACTAG